CCGCGAAGACGGCTAGGAAGGTCCCCCACAGCGCGATCTGGACGGTCTCCCACATCTTCTCGACGAAGATCTTCCAGTCGGTGAAGTCCGGGTTCAGCAGCTGGGCCGCGAAAACGCGGGTGTTTTCAGGGTTCTCGAACAGCCGGCCGAGGTTGCCCAGATCGACGTCGCCGATGCTGTAGATCAGGACGGCCGCAACGCCGCCCCAGACGAGGATATCCAGAGCCCAGGCACCGGCGGACTTGGACGGTGCCTTGGGGATCGTGCCGTCGGACGCGATGCTCAAGGCTGGACCTCGCGCAGCGAGCGCAGGCGCTGCAGTTCGGCCTGGGCCGCCGCGACACCCGCCGCATCGCCCTCCTTGCGCGCCTCGGACAGCTGCTGGTCGGCGACCATCTCGCGGACGGGGTTCAGGTAGCTGTTATCGGCGGCGCGGAACTGGGAATATTCAAGCCCGGCCAGAACCTGACGCTGGCGATCGGCCTCGACGCCGGTGCCCTGGCCATAGGTCAGGAAGAAGCTGCGGATCTTCTCCTTGATCGCAGGATCGAGGTCGGAGCGCAGGACGATGCCCGATTCCGGGATCGGCGGGGATTGCCAGATCTCCTGGATCTGGGCGGCGATCTGCGGATTCTCGCGCGTCAGGAAGACGGTGTTGACGGTGTTGGAGGTCGCCACGTCCACGACGCCCGTCGCGACGGCGAAGGCGTTGGCCTGGTGGTTGGCGGAGCGCACCGTCTTGAAACACACCGACGGGTCGATGGGCGGGGTCCGGGCGTTGAACAGGAAGGCCATGGGGGCCAGGGTGCCCGACGTCGATTGCGCGTCGCCGATGCCGAAATCGAACCGTTTTCCGCAGGCCAGGACCTGGTCCAGGGTGATGCCCGAGCCGGTCTTGACGACCAGGGTGGAGCGGTAGCTGTCGGCCCCTTCCTTGTTGACCGTGCGGGCGATGACCTCGGCGTCGGCGCGGTCGATGGCCTCGACGGCGGGCTTGGCGGAGAGCCAGGCGACCTGGGTCTGGTTGCCCTTCATGGCCTCGACCAGGACGGTATAGTTGGAGCCGAAAAAGGGTTTCACCGGCACCCCGATGGCCTTGGACATGTCGTCGAGCAGCGGCTGCCAAAGGGGGCCCGCCGAAGCCTGGCTCTCGGCCGACAGGATGGCGAAGTCGATTTCCGTGGGCGCGGCGCCCGATTTGGCGTCGTCACCGTTGCCGCACGCCGACAGGCCGAGCACGGCGGCAGAGGCGGCAATGATCCCGAAACGACGGGTGATACGGGCGATGCTCATGCCTTGGTTTCCCAGAACGCGTCCTCGAACTCGGGACCGTAGATGTCGATAAGGGTCGGGGTGTCGAGGCCCGTCGAGGGCCCGTCGTAGACGACCTTGCCGGCCTTCAGCGCGATCACCCGGTCGCAGTAGCGGATGGCGTAGTCGACCTGGTGCAGGGTCACGATCACGCCCAGGCCGTCGCGCCGGTTCAGCTCGACCAGCAGCTCCATCACCTTGCGGGCGGACACGGGATCGAGCGACGCCACCGGTTCGTCGGCGAGGATGCCCTTCGCGCCCTGCACCAGCGCCCGGGCGATGGCCCCGCGCTGCTGTTGGCCACCCGACAGGGTGTTGGCGCGCTGGGCGGCATAGTCAGAGACGCCGACGCGGTGAAGCGCGGCCATGGCCTTGTCCTTGTCGGCGGTGGGCCAGGCCCCGAAGGCCCCCTTCCATGCGGGCAGGCGCCCCAGGGCCCCCAGCATGACATTGGAGAACAGGCTCAGGCGGCCGACCAGATTGAACTGCTGGAAGATCATGCCGACCTTCTGGCGCGCGGCCCGGACGGCACCGGTCGTGCGGCCGTTCTTCTGGACGCAGACGCCGAAGACGTCGATCTGGCCCTGGCCGGAATCGATCGACTGCATGCCGGTTATGGAACGCAGCAGGGTCGACTTGCCCGATCCGGACGGACCGATCAGGGCGACCATCTCTCCGGCCGCGACGGACACGCTGACTCCGTCCAGCGCCTTGCGGGCACCGAAGGTCTTGGACACGTCGCGGACCATTACGAGGCCGGGCGCGGGGCTGACGGCGGATGAACTCATGAACTCGCTGACGGCGGCTGTGAAACAGGCGCCGAATGCCGCGAGTGACGCGGTCCGGCAAGTCTTAATGCCACGCGGGCGGAGGCGGCGTAAAGCGCAACGGGCGAGCTCGACGATTCAGTGCCACGTGTTCGCCTGTTCGACCACTCGAATATCGTCCGGCAGCACCAAGGCCAGTCGCGCGCGTTCCAGGGCCTGATCGGCCTGTCGTCGGGCAGCGACTCCCAGGGGACCTCCGTCCCGCGCCAGCTTGGCCAACATCTTTTGGAGCCGCGTCGCGACCGCAACGTCACCCGCGCCGTAGCGGGCGATGGGACCGAAAACATCGGTGACCAGATCGTCCTCCTCAACGCCCGCGCCCCAGAGCCGGGAATGCCGCACCTCCTGCGGCGCTTCATTTGACAGGGCGGCCCATTCGTCCAGAGTCCGAACAGCCGCCGCCAAAACCTGGATGGCCGTGCCGGGATCATTGACACCCGGCGACAGGGCGCGGGCTGCAATCTCGCCCAGCACGATCAGACCGAAACGGGGATCCTGGTCAAACGAGCGATGACCGCCAATGGCGAAGGCCGTGCGGAACCTGTCCCGTCCCTTTGTGTCGCACTCCAGATTGCTGATGGCCGCGATCGCATCTCCAGCTCGCACATAGGCCCCGGGGGCGGCGAGGATCTCGACCTGGCAGTCCTGCCCTTCGGCCTCAGACTGCAGGCGCGCGGGATCGACGTTCTGAACATAGCCGGTCTCTTCGGCCAGGATCATGAAGCGGGCGTCTATATGCCCTTGGCGCCCGCCCAGCCACGGCGATTTGCGCCGCTCCTTCAGCGCCGCTCGCGCTTGGATTTCAGCCAGGTCGATTACATGGCCGACCCGCGCCAGGCTGGAGAGCCGGTTGATCCAGGCCAACAGGCGGAATGCGACGAGGCAGACCACGCCCAGGCTGAACAGGAACAGGATCGCGCGTCCCTCCTGACCATAGTAGTTGGCATTGATCGCGGTGACGGCGACGATCGCATAGAGGAAGGCCCCGACGAAGGTCGCCAAAGCCTTCTGGACCTCGGCATCGCTGGTCACCAGGGCGGAGGCGCGCGGTGTCGCTGCCTGAGACACCGCTGTGTAGGCCGTGACCATGGCTCCCACAGAAAAGGTGGCCACGCCCAGAAGACTGGATGCCAGAATGGTCAGGATTGAACTGACCGACTCTCCGCCCAACCGTTCTGCCACCTCCTTCGGCACCCACGGGGCTGCCAGTACGCCGATCAGGGCGGCGGCCGCCCCGGTGACCGCGTAGAGGCTGGCCCGCACCCAGAGTTGCCGTGCGAGCGTGCGCCACCAGAACAGCCAACGGTTCATCTATAATTCCCCCACGCGCAGCTTTCGCCCACCGTAACGGTTACCCGCACAGGCGGTTCAAGACGGAGCAGTCGCAAGCCGTCCGGGCGCGGATAATGTCGCAACCGTCGTCCGCTGCGCCTTGAAAAAACCGCTTTACATGACAGTCACGTGACCCTACATGCGCTGCTTCCGGCGGACCCCGTAGGTCTAACGTTGCGCTGCTAACGCCGGTCTGGGTTTAACAAATTACAGGGGTTTACGTGAATTGCGCACGTATCAATTTCCCCTGGACCTGGTCCGCGAGCGGTCCCCTGAACGTCCAGTCGCACTCGTGCGGCCGCGTTCGGTTTCCGTAGCGGCGCGCTGGTTCCAGGATAATCTCAAGGCTGACGTCTTCTATGCCGTGAAGGCCAATCCCTCGCGCTGGGTCATCGAGACCCTGGTCGAGGCTGGCGTGACCGGATTTGATGTCGCATCGCTTGCCGAAATCGAGCTGGTCCGCTCGGTCAGCACCGACGTGCGCCTGGCGTTCATGCATCCGGTGAAGAGCCGGTCCGCAATCACCAAGGCGTATTTCGATCACGGCGTCCGCACCTTCTCCCTCGACTGCGAGGACGAGCTTCAGAAGATTCTCGACGCCACCGGCGGCGCGAACGATCTGAACCTGCTCGTGCGCATGGCGGTT
This DNA window, taken from Brevundimonas subvibrioides ATCC 15264, encodes the following:
- the phnD gene encoding phosphate/phosphite/phosphonate ABC transporter substrate-binding protein — protein: MSIARITRRFGIIAASAAVLGLSACGNGDDAKSGAAPTEIDFAILSAESQASAGPLWQPLLDDMSKAIGVPVKPFFGSNYTVLVEAMKGNQTQVAWLSAKPAVEAIDRADAEVIARTVNKEGADSYRSTLVVKTGSGITLDQVLACGKRFDFGIGDAQSTSGTLAPMAFLFNARTPPIDPSVCFKTVRSANHQANAFAVATGVVDVATSNTVNTVFLTRENPQIAAQIQEIWQSPPIPESGIVLRSDLDPAIKEKIRSFFLTYGQGTGVEADRQRQVLAGLEYSQFRAADNSYLNPVREMVADQQLSEARKEGDAAGVAAAQAELQRLRSLREVQP
- the phnC gene encoding phosphonate ABC transporter ATP-binding protein, with the protein product MSSSAVSPAPGLVMVRDVSKTFGARKALDGVSVSVAAGEMVALIGPSGSGKSTLLRSITGMQSIDSGQGQIDVFGVCVQKNGRTTGAVRAARQKVGMIFQQFNLVGRLSLFSNVMLGALGRLPAWKGAFGAWPTADKDKAMAALHRVGVSDYAAQRANTLSGGQQQRGAIARALVQGAKGILADEPVASLDPVSARKVMELLVELNRRDGLGVIVTLHQVDYAIRYCDRVIALKAGKVVYDGPSTGLDTPTLIDIYGPEFEDAFWETKA
- a CDS encoding DUF2254 domain-containing protein, translating into MNRWLFWWRTLARQLWVRASLYAVTGAAAALIGVLAAPWVPKEVAERLGGESVSSILTILASSLLGVATFSVGAMVTAYTAVSQAATPRASALVTSDAEVQKALATFVGAFLYAIVAVTAINANYYGQEGRAILFLFSLGVVCLVAFRLLAWINRLSSLARVGHVIDLAEIQARAALKERRKSPWLGGRQGHIDARFMILAEETGYVQNVDPARLQSEAEGQDCQVEILAAPGAYVRAGDAIAAISNLECDTKGRDRFRTAFAIGGHRSFDQDPRFGLIVLGEIAARALSPGVNDPGTAIQVLAAAVRTLDEWAALSNEAPQEVRHSRLWGAGVEEDDLVTDVFGPIARYGAGDVAVATRLQKMLAKLARDGGPLGVAARRQADQALERARLALVLPDDIRVVEQANTWH